The Ideonella dechloratans genome includes a window with the following:
- a CDS encoding pullulanase-associated domain-containing protein has protein sequence MSPILRRSVIAALCGTALSLLSLPAAQAQDAPSIAPLPDGMVAIHYHRPDGNYDGWGVHLWESYEKVENGKVVGGKSKSDQPIMGITWMNPLKPTGQDGFGAYWQVKADEFRNGKYNYIIHKGDSKDCTKDSQWFSTQGPQIFINQGDCTAYLSAEDAIKARK, from the coding sequence ATGAGCCCCATCCTCCGCCGTAGCGTGATCGCCGCCCTCTGCGGCACCGCCCTGAGCCTGCTGTCGCTGCCTGCCGCCCAGGCGCAGGACGCCCCCAGCATCGCCCCCCTGCCCGATGGCATGGTGGCCATCCACTACCACCGCCCCGACGGCAACTACGACGGCTGGGGCGTGCACCTGTGGGAGAGCTACGAGAAGGTCGAGAACGGGAAGGTGGTGGGCGGCAAGAGCAAGAGCGACCAGCCGATCATGGGCATCACCTGGATGAACCCGCTCAAGCCCACCGGCCAGGACGGCTTCGGTGCGTACTGGCAGGTCAAGGCCGACGAGTTCCGCAACGGCAAGTACAACTACATCATCCACAAGGGCGACTCGAAGGACTGCACCAAGGACTCTCAGTGGTTCAGCACCCAGGGCCCGCAGATCTTCATCAACCAGGGCGACTGCACCGCCTACCTGTCGGCCGAGGACGCGATCAAGGCCCGCAAGTAA
- a CDS encoding alpha-amylase, producing the protein MTPRLPRAPLLAALSALLLAACGGGGGGTGTSTGQSLLPPLDPTYRSTGLAAQGATIVHLFEWRWSDIAQECETTLGPAGFTAVQISPPSEHALVLNASGSGVNYPWWQRYQTVSYKLDNSRSGTLAEFRDMVSRCRAAGVGIIADAVINHMTAGSGTGSAGSSYSKTSYPAVPWSASDFHAACSINSYSDAAQVQLCELAGLADLRTEDDAVRSRLAQYLIALHSEGVMGFRIDAAKHMQPRDIDAILAQVNAAADAAGRTKPYVFLEVINNSGEAVTAPQYYGVGYTSGGASDVTDFQFGYRVTDAFLGRNGATLASLANAAGSVPADKSVLFVDNHDNQRGDNLYYAQSGYAQAEIFAMAQPQGVVSVMSSYGFDRSSQAGRDAGPPGSGGVTQSTYSAPGTSRCTATLGAAQVGSWICEHRVPAIAAMPAFRHATAGAPLVGFTTLGGDNQRIAFARQGKGYVALSRSSNALSYSATTTLPDGQYCNVAADRYTPASGGAAASCSGTPVSVSGGNAQLTLPAQGSVVLHVDARL; encoded by the coding sequence ATGACACCTCGCCTGCCCCGCGCTCCCCTGCTCGCCGCCCTGTCGGCCCTGCTGTTGGCCGCCTGCGGCGGCGGGGGCGGCGGCACGGGCACCAGCACCGGCCAGAGCCTGCTGCCGCCGCTGGACCCGACCTACCGCAGCACCGGCCTGGCCGCCCAGGGGGCGACCATCGTCCACCTGTTCGAATGGCGCTGGAGCGACATCGCCCAGGAATGCGAGACCACCCTGGGCCCGGCCGGCTTCACCGCGGTGCAGATCTCCCCACCCAGCGAGCACGCGCTGGTGCTCAACGCCTCGGGCAGCGGCGTCAACTACCCCTGGTGGCAGCGCTACCAGACGGTCAGCTACAAGCTGGACAACTCCCGCTCGGGCACACTGGCCGAGTTCCGCGACATGGTCTCGCGCTGCCGTGCCGCGGGCGTGGGCATCATCGCCGACGCGGTGATCAACCACATGACCGCCGGCTCGGGCACCGGCAGCGCCGGCAGCAGCTACAGCAAGACCAGCTACCCGGCCGTGCCCTGGAGTGCCTCGGATTTCCACGCCGCCTGCAGCATCAACAGCTACAGCGACGCCGCCCAGGTGCAGCTGTGCGAGCTGGCTGGCCTGGCCGACCTGCGCACCGAGGACGACGCGGTGCGCAGCCGCCTGGCGCAGTACCTGATCGCGCTGCACAGCGAAGGCGTGATGGGCTTTCGCATCGATGCGGCCAAGCACATGCAGCCGCGCGACATCGACGCCATCCTGGCCCAGGTCAATGCCGCGGCCGATGCGGCCGGCCGGACCAAGCCCTATGTGTTCCTGGAGGTCATCAACAACAGCGGCGAGGCCGTCACCGCGCCTCAGTACTACGGCGTGGGCTATACCTCCGGCGGGGCGTCGGACGTCACCGACTTCCAGTTCGGCTACCGCGTGACGGACGCCTTCCTGGGCCGCAACGGCGCCACCCTGGCCTCGCTGGCCAACGCCGCGGGCAGCGTGCCGGCCGACAAGTCGGTGCTGTTCGTCGACAACCACGACAACCAGCGCGGCGACAACCTTTACTACGCGCAAAGCGGCTATGCCCAGGCCGAGATCTTCGCGATGGCCCAACCGCAAGGCGTGGTCAGCGTGATGTCCAGCTACGGCTTCGACCGCAGCAGCCAGGCCGGGCGCGACGCCGGCCCGCCGGGATCGGGCGGCGTGACCCAGTCGACCTACAGCGCCCCCGGCACGAGCCGCTGCACCGCCACCCTCGGCGCAGCCCAGGTGGGCAGCTGGATCTGCGAGCACCGCGTGCCGGCCATCGCCGCCATGCCGGCCTTCCGCCACGCCACCGCCGGCGCGCCGCTGGTGGGCTTCACCACCCTGGGCGGCGACAACCAGCGCATCGCCTTTGCCCGCCAGGGCAAGGGCTACGTGGCCCTGAGCCGCAGCAGCAACGCCCTGAGCTACAGCGCGACCACCACCCTGCCCGATGGCCAATACTGCAACGTCGCGGCCGACCGCTACACGCCGGCCAGCGGCGGCGCGGCGGCCAGCTGCTCGGGCACCCCGGTGAGCGTGAGCGGCGGCAACGCCCAGCTCACGCTGCCGGCCCAGGGCTCGGTGGTGCTGCACGTCGATGCGCGCCTGTGA
- a CDS encoding alpha-amylase family glycosyl hydrolase, translated as MTLRTLALAAALALGGPVWAQTPATAPAPAPAHAGSFADNPIVYFVITDRFLDGNPANDHSYGRTREAKPADDVGTFHGGDLAGLTRKLKDGWFKDLGVNAIWITAPYEQAHGWVVGGNKEFKHYAYHGYFALDYTRLDQNMGTEDELRAFVAAAHAQGIRVLFDVVMNHPGYGDLRSLSEYVNQSKTDKKAGVLWAGWEQATLRDYHSYIDYNDPAWLLWWGPDWIRSGLRGYTEGGRDDLTMQLAYLPDFKTESPKPVDLPPLLQHKPDTHAKALPNATVRDYLVSWLTQWVRDYGIDGFRADTVKHVEPASWAALKAAGVQALADWKAAHPKEAIDNAPFWMTGEYWGQGIERNAIYDAGFDNMINFDFQDRAREAVGTSLDTAKVDRLYSDYAKVLAAPARHNVLSYLSSHDTALFDRSRLVDAGSVLLLAPGGVQIFYGDETARPPGYAPSGDKQQATRSDMNWDAVDSTVLSHWRTLGRFRARHVALARGVHAKLADAPYTFSRITADDRVVVALGAAAARKIVVGNVFPEGSTVRDAYTGATARVTGGAVALTPQTNGVVLLEAAP; from the coding sequence ATGACCCTGCGCACCCTCGCACTTGCCGCCGCCCTCGCGCTGGGTGGCCCGGTCTGGGCCCAGACCCCGGCCACCGCGCCCGCGCCCGCGCCCGCCCACGCCGGCAGCTTCGCCGACAACCCCATCGTCTACTTCGTCATCACCGACCGCTTCCTCGACGGCAACCCGGCCAACGACCACAGCTACGGCCGCACCCGCGAGGCCAAGCCGGCCGACGACGTGGGCACCTTCCACGGCGGCGATCTGGCCGGCCTGACCCGCAAGCTCAAGGACGGCTGGTTCAAGGACCTGGGCGTCAACGCCATCTGGATCACCGCGCCCTACGAACAGGCGCACGGCTGGGTGGTGGGTGGCAACAAGGAGTTCAAGCACTACGCCTACCACGGCTACTTCGCGCTGGACTACACCCGGCTGGACCAGAACATGGGCACCGAGGACGAGTTGCGCGCCTTCGTCGCGGCCGCCCACGCCCAGGGCATCCGCGTGCTGTTCGACGTGGTGATGAACCACCCGGGCTACGGCGACCTGCGCAGTCTGTCCGAGTACGTGAACCAGTCCAAGACCGACAAGAAGGCCGGGGTGCTGTGGGCGGGCTGGGAGCAGGCCACGCTGCGCGACTACCACAGCTACATCGACTACAACGACCCGGCCTGGCTGCTGTGGTGGGGACCGGACTGGATCCGCTCCGGTCTGCGCGGCTACACCGAGGGCGGGCGTGACGACCTGACGATGCAGCTGGCCTACCTGCCGGACTTCAAGACCGAGAGCCCGAAACCGGTGGACCTGCCGCCGCTGCTGCAGCACAAGCCCGACACCCACGCCAAGGCCCTGCCCAACGCCACCGTGCGCGATTACCTGGTCAGCTGGCTGACCCAGTGGGTGCGCGACTACGGCATCGACGGCTTCCGCGCCGACACCGTCAAGCATGTGGAGCCTGCCTCCTGGGCGGCGCTCAAGGCCGCGGGCGTGCAGGCCCTGGCCGACTGGAAGGCCGCCCACCCGAAGGAGGCGATCGACAACGCTCCCTTCTGGATGACCGGCGAGTACTGGGGCCAGGGCATCGAGCGCAACGCGATCTACGACGCCGGCTTCGACAACATGATCAACTTCGACTTCCAGGACCGCGCCCGCGAGGCGGTCGGGACGTCGCTGGACACCGCCAAGGTGGACCGGCTCTACAGCGACTACGCCAAGGTGCTGGCCGCGCCGGCCCGGCACAACGTGCTGTCCTACCTCTCCTCGCACGACACCGCCCTGTTCGACCGCAGCCGCCTGGTCGATGCCGGCAGCGTGCTGCTGCTGGCCCCCGGCGGCGTTCAGATCTTCTATGGCGACGAGACCGCCCGCCCGCCCGGCTACGCCCCCAGCGGCGACAAGCAGCAGGCCACCCGTTCCGACATGAACTGGGACGCGGTGGACAGCACGGTGCTGTCGCACTGGCGCACGCTGGGCCGCTTCCGCGCCCGCCATGTGGCGCTGGCGCGCGGCGTGCACGCCAAGCTGGCCGACGCGCCCTACACCTTCAGCCGCATCACCGCCGACGACCGGGTGGTGGTCGCTCTGGGCGCGGCCGCGGCCCGCAAGATCGTCGTCGGCAACGTGTTCCCCGAAGGCAGCACCGTGCGCGACGCCTACACCGGCGCGACCGCCCGGGTCACGGGCGGTGCCGTCGCCCTCACGCCGCAGACCAACGGTGTGGTCCTCCTCGAAGCCGCCCCCTGA
- the malG gene encoding maltose ABC transporter permease MalG: MAIVSGHRHRWRVIAAHVFLWALIAITVFPLLAIISISLRPGNFASGSLIPTQISLEHWKLALGIPYQAADGSLVEPPFPVLRWLWNSIKIAGISAFLIVAISTTAAYAFARLQFRFKSAILNSMLLLQMFPSVLALVAIYAIFETIGNYLPWLGIETHAGVVLAYLGGVAMHIWTIRGYFDTIPVEIEECAKVDGATHWQAFRHVLLPMAVPILMVVFVLAFIGAIIEYPVASILLRQEDNLTLAVGSKYFLYEQKYLWGDFAAAAVLSGLPITLVFLAAQRWIVSGLTAGGVKG, translated from the coding sequence ATGGCCATCGTCTCCGGTCACCGACATCGCTGGCGCGTCATCGCGGCGCATGTGTTCCTGTGGGCGCTCATCGCCATCACGGTCTTCCCGCTGCTGGCGATCATCTCCATCTCGCTGCGCCCGGGCAACTTCGCCTCGGGCTCGCTGATCCCCACGCAGATCAGCCTGGAGCACTGGAAGCTGGCCCTGGGCATCCCCTACCAGGCCGCCGACGGCAGCCTGGTGGAGCCGCCCTTCCCCGTGCTGCGCTGGCTGTGGAACTCGATCAAGATCGCCGGCATCTCGGCCTTCCTGATCGTGGCCATCTCCACCACCGCGGCCTACGCCTTCGCCCGCCTGCAGTTCCGCTTCAAGAGCGCCATCCTCAACAGCATGCTGCTGCTGCAGATGTTCCCCTCCGTGCTGGCCCTGGTGGCCATCTACGCCATCTTCGAGACCATCGGCAACTACCTGCCCTGGCTGGGCATCGAGACCCACGCGGGCGTGGTGCTGGCCTACCTGGGCGGCGTGGCCATGCACATCTGGACCATCCGCGGCTACTTCGACACCATCCCGGTGGAGATCGAGGAATGCGCCAAGGTGGACGGCGCCACCCACTGGCAGGCCTTCCGCCATGTGCTGCTGCCCATGGCGGTACCCATCCTGATGGTGGTGTTCGTGCTGGCCTTCATCGGCGCCATCATCGAGTACCCGGTGGCCTCCATCCTGCTGCGCCAGGAAGACAACCTCACCCTGGCGGTGGGCTCCAAGTACTTCCTCTACGAGCAGAAGTACCTGTGGGGCGACTTCGCCGCCGCGGCCGTGCTTTCGGGCCTGCCGATCACGCTGGTCTTCCTGGCCGCACAACGCTGGATCGTCTCCGGCCTGACCGCCGGCGGCGTCAAGGGCTGA